A DNA window from Drosophila sechellia strain sech25 chromosome X, ASM438219v1, whole genome shotgun sequence contains the following coding sequences:
- the LOC6612208 gene encoding guanine nucleotide-releasing factor 2 isoform X4: MPQFDESFLSDCALADRWHFYSYTVKQLPPHPSPKPNRNRNPYPSSASHDDHQQQLHHHHHHHHHHQQHHHNHHRLWKTQRQSWSPRDTNNNHSLTSSNCNCNSSNTCNSISATGNTLHSIKFHRRRKYKKLARLALSTPVIPLQMDVDVTVDREFDMEMDTPVPLKNAVCHGSISSPSTPGTCSSGIGVGGGGCSSSSNNSINSGSYSTACTPPPPTHHHHSQHQQLQGTPGGSSRVGGAGTGAAGAGGGSGVPPAPPSAGSSGHKNSLKGTKLARRARSFKDDLIEKISLMRTTNNTLGRSHSPHSPRTKHGSKAPSTTEEVLRSTQTLETHVKDISNALKHFRDVILKKKLEVLPGNGTVILETIASMYSVIQTYTLNENSAIMSSATQQVYQSLGKLIKLCDEVMLSEDSGECASLSNENVREVIDLLEDAVRNLVTLAQGKLKEQDQCAFRYSGSGLGGIGAAAEIMGAVTASPGVSVPGTGVMRVSAAESAAQRTSLPDIALTPKERDILEQHNVNPMRGSHSTESILRDTSPPPKPPLPNRASNPPPLPPKRRSQPGASAGAVGVGCSSSTSTSNQASPLPYAQSHNISLNSDLDCSSNISLLNYGVDRLSVRSRSPDENSQCSFDSALNHSREEEDHQQQQQHLRSFPKLAAMMDEDMDKMVSYSEYCRKASPLPSLCSTRVVAPPINESRTESTGYAGAAIDDKTQTPLSTGGGVAGVAGGTGGAAEGAAAAASGGRETNSNRLSNESGFVSMREFRTCTQSADYSVQSSTKSSSSNSEIAFSISESMAVGSSSEYQQISQSVSHSQRHISSSSSSCTTTTTSRSTTTGYGSSELEQQQTTTTPADLAPALPPKSIQRSSLTRHESPGVGDELDEAQSSSGWASHRSSQSEVAELRQLSPLHHLNHHPHTASAGQLQQWHSKHHSLIEGPRLQLAGSGSCSAFDQRHLDQEPPPLPMKKKHMFQSVAFSVLAYMEICSASTRSIEQHRHTMHACNISRNISHSQTMNIMPMSKELSPELEMPPALPPKNYKQRKATSMVASPTLQPIIVTTPPPSPKPTLGENGSTGRPDSRMATVCEELNDAVASEDAMPEPRSPVLDSNENVSAVDDGQTFYFHSHQLPVADLEMSEDTSSVDNQPLTTPQVLGEQEEPTAESRPLVAVHESVKPENADEDEEAERADMLINMLEEVNITRYLILKKREEDGPEVKGGYIDALIVHASRVQKVADNAFCEAFITTFRTFIQPIDVIEKLTHRYTYFFCQVQDNKQKAAKETFALLVRVVNDLTSTDLTSQLLSLLVEFVYQLVCSGQLYLAKLLRNKFVEKVTLYKEPKLGGAGCVGGAGIASSGGSSGAASGGNQPSLLDLKSLEIAEQMTLLDAELFTKIEIPEVLLFAKDQCEEKSPNLNKFTEHFNKMSYWARSKILRLQDAKEREKHVNKFIKIMKHLRKMNNYNSYLALLSALDSGPIRRLEWQKGITEEVRAFCALIDSSSSFRAYRQALAETNPPCIPYIGLILQDLTFVHVGNQDYLSKGVINFSKRWQQYNIIDNMKRFKKCAYPFRRNERIIRFFDNFKDFMGEEEMWQISEKIKPRGRRPVNY; this comes from the exons ATGCCCCAGTTTGATGAATCTTTTTTGAGCGACTGTGCGCTCGCCGACCGCTGGCATTTCTATTCGTACACGGTCAAGCAATTGCCGCCGCATCCGAGTCCGAAaccgaatcggaatcggaatccgtATCCCAGCAGTGCCAGCCACGATGACCATCAGCAGCAactccatcatcatcatcatcatcatcatcatcatcaacagcaCCATCACAATCACCATCGTCTTTGGAAGACTCAGCGGCAGTCGTGGTCGCCGCGCGACACCAACAACAATCATAGCCTCAcaagcagcaactgcaactgcaacagcagcaacacctgCAACAGCATCAGTGCCACCGGCAACACGTTGCATAGCATCAAATTCCACAGACGTCGCAAATACAAAAAGCTGGCACGATTGGCGCTATCAACGCCAGTGATTCCACTGCagatggatgtggatgtgacCGTGGATAGGGAGTTCGATATGGAGATGGACACACCTGTGCCGCTCAAGAATGCGGTGTGCC ACGGCAGCATCAGTTCTCCATCCACGCCCGGCACCTGTTCCAGTGGCATCGGAGTGGGCGGTGgcggctgcagcagcagcagcaacaatagcaTCAACAGCGGCAGCTACTCCACCGCCTGCACTCCGCCACCACCCACGCATCACCATCACTCgcagcaccagcagctgcAGGGCACGCCCGGAGGATCTAGTCGGGTCGGGGGAGCAGGAACAGGAGCAGCCGGAGCTGGTGGTGGCAGTGGTGTGCCACCGGCACCACCCAGTGCCGGATCCTCGGGCCACAAGAACAGTCTCAAGGGCACCAAGTTAGCGCGCCGGGCGCGCTCTTTTAAGGACGACCTCATCGAGAAGATTTCCCTGATGCGAACCACCAACAATACACTGGGTCGCTCCCACTCGCCGCACAGTCCGCGCACCAAGCACGGCTCAAAGGCACCGTCCACCACCGAGGAGGTGCTCCGGTCCACCCAAACGCTGGAGACGCACGTCAAGGACATCTCGAATGCCCTGAAGCACTTCCGGGATGTCATACTCAAGAAGAAGCTGGAGGTGTTGCCGGGCAACGGAACGGTCATTCTGGAAACCATAGCCAGCATGTACTCCG TGATCCAAACCTACACCCTGAATGAAAACAGTGCCATCATGAGCTCCGCCACGCAGCAGGTTTACCAGAGCCTGGGCAAGCTCATCAAGCTCTGCGACGAGGTGATGCTCTCCGAGGACAGCGGCGAGTGTGCCTCCCTGAGCAACGAGAATGTGCGGGAAGTCATTGATCTTCTGGAGGATGCTGTGCGG AATCTCGTTACGCTGGCGCAGGGCAAGCTGAAGGAGCAGGATCAGTGCGCCTTTCGCTACAGTGGATCTGGCCTGGGCGGCATTGGAGCGGCGGCGGAGATCATGGGTGCGGTCACCGCCTCGCCGGGAGTGAGTGTTCCCGGTACTGGAGTCATGCGCGTTTCCGCCGCCGAATCAGCTGCCCAGCGCACTTCGTTGCCGGACATAGCGCTCACGCCCAAGGAGCGCGACATACTGGAGCAGCACAATGTGAACCCGATGCGCGGCTCCCACAGCACCGAAAGTATCCTGCGCGACACGAGTCCACCGCCGAAGCCACCGCTACCCAATAGGGCCAGTAACCCGCCGCCGTTGCCACCCAAGCGACGCAGCCAGCCGGGCGCATCAGCTGGTGCAGTGGGCGTGGGCTGCTCATCGTCGACATCCACCTCCAATCAGGCCAGTCCGCTGCCCTACGCCCAGTCCCATAATATCAGTCTGAACTCGGACCTGGACTGCAGTTCCAATATCTCGCTGCTGAATTATGGCGTGGATCG CCTATCCGTGCGGTCACGGTCACCGGATGAGAATAGTCAGTGCTCCTTTGACTCGGCGTTGAATCACTCACGCGAGGAAGAGgaccaccaacagcaacagcagcacctGAGGTCGTTTCCAAAGTTGGCAGCGATGATGGACGAAGACATGGACAAGATGGTCAGCTACAGTGAGTATTGCCGCAAGGCTTCGCCACTCCCCTCACTCTGCTCAACTCGAGTGGTGGCACCCCCAATCAACGAATCCCGTACAGAATCCACCGGTTACGCAGGCGCCGCAATCGACGACAAAACGCAGACACCACTTTCGACTGGTGGTGGTGTAgctggtgttgctggtggaactggaggagcagccgaaggtgcagctgctgcagcgtCTGGTGGCAGGGAAACTAACAGCAATCGCCTCTCAAACGAATCGG GTTTCGTGTCGATGCGTGAGTTTCGCACTTGCACACAGTCGGCGGACTACAGTGTCCAGTCCTCCACGAAGTCGTCCAGCAGCAATTCGGAGATTGCGTTTAGCATCAGTGAGTCGATGGCGgtcggcagcagcagcgaatACCAGCAGATAAGCCAGTCGGTGTCGCACAGCCAGCGTCATATATCCTCGAGCAGTAGCAGCTGCACCACCACGACCACCAGCAGGAGCACAACCACCGGCTATGGCAGCAGCGaactggagcagcagcagacgaCGACGACGCCGGCCGATCTGGCGCCCGCCCTGCCGCCAAAGAGCATCCAACGGAGCAGCCTAACCCGCCACGAGTCGCCCGGAGTTGGCGATGAGCTGGACGAGGCGCAGTCCTCCTCCGGCTGGGCCAGCCACCGGAGCAGCCAGTCGGAGGTGGCCGAGCTGCGTCAGCTGTCGCCGCTCCATCACCTCAATCACCATCCGCACACTGCGTCCGCCGGTCAGCTACAGCAGTGGCACTCCAAGCACCACAGCCTGATCGAGGGACCCCGCCTCCAGCTGGCGGGGAGTGGCAGCTGCAGTGCGTTCGATCAGCGCCACTTGGACCAGGAGCCACCGCCGCTGCCCATGAAAAAGAAGCACA TGTTTCAAAGTGTGGCCTTTTCGG TTCTGGCGTATATGGAAATCTGCTCGGCGTCCACGCGATCCATTGAGCAGCACCGGCACACGATGCACGCCTGCAACATAAGTCGGAACATCTCGCACAGCCAGACCATGAA CATTATGCCCATGAGCAAGGAACTGTCGCCGGAGCTCGAGATGCCACCTGCCCTGCCGCCAAAGAACTACAAGCAGCGCAAGGCGACAAGCATGGTAGCATCACCCACGCTACAGCCCATCATTGTGACCACGCCGCCGCCGAGTCCGAAGCCGACGCTGGGCGAGAATGGGTCGACGGGCAGGCCGGACAGCCGGATGGCCACCGTATGCGAGGAGCTGAACGATGCAGTGGCCAGCGAGGATGCGATGCCGGAGCCCCGTTCTCCCGTGCTGGACAGCAATGAGAATGTGAGCGCCGTCGATGATGGACAGACCTTCTATTTTCACTCACATCAGCTGCCCGTCGCCGATTTGGAGATGAGCGAGGACACGAGCAGTGTCGACAACCAGCCATTAACCACGCCCCAAGTGCTCGGGGAGCAGGAGGAGCCAACGGCGGAGTCCCGACCACTGGTCGCTGTGCACGAGTCGGTTAAGCCAGAGAACGCcgacgaggatgaggaggcgGAGCGAGCAGATATGCTGATCAACATGCTGGAGGAGGTCAACATCACACGGTACCTGATACTCAAGAAGAGAGAGGAGGACGGGCCCGAGGTGAAGGGCGGCTACATCGACGCCCTCATCGTGCACGCCAGCCGCGTCCAGAAGGTCGCCGACAATG CATTCTGCGAGGCCTTCATCACCACCTTTCGCACCTTCATCCAGCCGATCGACGTGATCGAGAAGCTGACCCATCGCTACACATACTTCTTCTGTCAAGTGCAGGACAACAAGCAGAAGGCCGCCAAGGAGACCTTTGCGCTGCTGGTCCGAGTGGTCAACGATTTAAC GTCGACAGATCTTACCAGCCAGCTGTTAAGCCTGCTGGTCGAGTTCGTCTATCAGTTGGTTTGCTCTGGACAATTGTACTTGGCCAAGTTGCTGCGCAACAAGTTCGTGGAGAAGGTGACGCTGTACAAGGAGCCCAAGTTGGGCGGAGCCGGTTGTGTCGGCGGAGCAGGAATCGCCAGCAGTGGTGGATCCAGTGGTGCAGCTAGTGGTGGAAACCAGCCTAGCCTGCTCGACCTCAAGTCCCTGGAGATTGCCGAACAGATGACGCTGCTGGATGCGGAGCTGTTCACGAAGATCGAGATACCCGAAGTATTACTATTTGCCAAAGATCAGTGCGAGGAGAAGTCGCCCAACCTTAACAAGTTCACCGAGCACTTCAACAAGATGTCCTACTGGGCGCGCTCCAAAATCCTGCGCCTGCAGGATGCCAAGGAGCGGGAGAAGCACGTGAACAAGTTTATCAAAATCATGAAGCATCTACGCAAGATGAACAACTACAACTCCTATCTGGCGCTGTTGTCGGCCCTCGATTCGGGTCCCATAAGAAG ATTGGAGTGGCAAAAAGGCATCACCGAGGAGGTGCGAGCCTTCTGTGCCCTCATCGATTCCAGCTCCAGTTTTCGCGCCTATCGACAGGCGCTGGCCGAAACTAATCCGCCCTGCATACCCTACAT CGGCCTAATTCTGCAGGATCTAACGTTTGTGCATGTGGGCAACCAGGACTACCTGTCCAAGGGCGTCATTAACTTCTCCAAGCGCTGGCAGCAGTACAACATAATTGACAACATGAAACGTTTTAAGAAATG TGCCTATCCATTTCGACGCAACGAGCGCATTATACGCTTCTTTGATAACTTCAAGGACTTTATGGGCGAGGAGGAGATGTGGCAGATATCGGAGAAGATCAAGCCGCGTGGACGCCGCCCCGTTAACTATTAG
- the LOC6612208 gene encoding guanine nucleotide-releasing factor 2 isoform X7, which yields MPQFDESFLSDCALADRWHFYSYTVKQLPPHPSPKPNRNRNPYPSSASHDDHQQQLHHHHHHHHHHQQHHHNHHRLWKTQRQSWSPRDTNNNHSLTSSNCNCNSSNTCNSISATGNTLHSIKFHRRRKYKKLARLALSTPVIPLQMDVDVTVDREFDMEMDTPVPLKNAVCHGSISSPSTPGTCSSGIGVGGGGCSSSSNNSINSGSYSTACTPPPPTHHHHSQHQQLQGTPGGSSRVGGAGTGAAGAGGGSGVPPAPPSAGSSGHKNSLKGTKLARRARSFKDDLIEKISLMRTTNNTLGRSHSPHSPRTKHGSKAPSTTEEVLRSTQTLETHVKDISNALKHFRDVILKKKLEVLPGNGTVILETIASMYSVIQTYTLNENSAIMSSATQQVYQSLGKLIKLCDEVMLSEDSGECASLSNENVREVIDLLEDAVRNLVTLAQGKLKEQDQCAFRYSGSGLGGIGAAAEIMGAVTASPGVSVPGTGVMRVSAAESAAQRTSLPDIALTPKERDILEQHNVNPMRGSHSTESILRDTSPPPKPPLPNRASNPPPLPPKRRSQPGASAGAVGVGCSSSTSTSNQASPLPYAQSHNISLNSDLDCSSNISLLNYGVDRLSVRSRSPDENSQCSFDSALNHSREEEDHQQQQQHLRSFPKLAAMMDEDMDKMVSYSFVSMREFRTCTQSADYSVQSSTKSSSSNSEIAFSISESMAVGSSSEYQQISQSVSHSQRHISSSSSSCTTTTTSRSTTTGYGSSELEQQQTTTTPADLAPALPPKSIQRSSLTRHESPGVGDELDEAQSSSGWASHRSSQSEVAELRQLSPLHHLNHHPHTASAGQLQQWHSKHHSLIEGPRLQLAGSGSCSAFDQRHLDQEPPPLPMKKKHMFQSVAFSVLAYMEICSASTRSIEQHRHTMHACNISRNISHSQTMNIMPMSKELSPELEMPPALPPKNYKQRKATSMVASPTLQPIIVTTPPPSPKPTLGENGSTGRPDSRMATVCEELNDAVASEDAMPEPRSPVLDSNENVSAVDDGQTFYFHSHQLPVADLEMSEDTSSVDNQPLTTPQVLGEQEEPTAESRPLVAVHESVKPENADEDEEAERADMLINMLEEVNITRYLILKKREEDGPEVKGGYIDALIVHASRVQKVADNGRHSQRNQKQHKHSKSRSHDHLPNSSVVSVHFHSVRAAFCEAFITTFRTFIQPIDVIEKLTHRYTYFFCQVQDNKQKAAKETFALLVRVVNDLTSTDLTSQLLSLLVEFVYQLVCSGQLYLAKLLRNKFVEKVTLYKEPKLGGAGCVGGAGIASSGGSSGAASGGNQPSLLDLKSLEIAEQMTLLDAELFTKIEIPEVLLFAKDQCEEKSPNLNKFTEHFNKMSYWARSKILRLQDAKEREKHVNKFIKIMKHLRKMNNYNSYLALLSALDSGPIRRLEWQKGITEEVRAFCALIDSSSSFRAYRQALAETNPPCIPYIGLILQDLTFVHVGNQDYLSKGVINFSKRWQQYNIIDNMKRFKKCAYPFRRNERIIRFFDNFKDFMGEEEMWQISEKIKPRGRRPVNY from the exons ATGCCCCAGTTTGATGAATCTTTTTTGAGCGACTGTGCGCTCGCCGACCGCTGGCATTTCTATTCGTACACGGTCAAGCAATTGCCGCCGCATCCGAGTCCGAAaccgaatcggaatcggaatccgtATCCCAGCAGTGCCAGCCACGATGACCATCAGCAGCAactccatcatcatcatcatcatcatcatcatcatcaacagcaCCATCACAATCACCATCGTCTTTGGAAGACTCAGCGGCAGTCGTGGTCGCCGCGCGACACCAACAACAATCATAGCCTCAcaagcagcaactgcaactgcaacagcagcaacacctgCAACAGCATCAGTGCCACCGGCAACACGTTGCATAGCATCAAATTCCACAGACGTCGCAAATACAAAAAGCTGGCACGATTGGCGCTATCAACGCCAGTGATTCCACTGCagatggatgtggatgtgacCGTGGATAGGGAGTTCGATATGGAGATGGACACACCTGTGCCGCTCAAGAATGCGGTGTGCC ACGGCAGCATCAGTTCTCCATCCACGCCCGGCACCTGTTCCAGTGGCATCGGAGTGGGCGGTGgcggctgcagcagcagcagcaacaatagcaTCAACAGCGGCAGCTACTCCACCGCCTGCACTCCGCCACCACCCACGCATCACCATCACTCgcagcaccagcagctgcAGGGCACGCCCGGAGGATCTAGTCGGGTCGGGGGAGCAGGAACAGGAGCAGCCGGAGCTGGTGGTGGCAGTGGTGTGCCACCGGCACCACCCAGTGCCGGATCCTCGGGCCACAAGAACAGTCTCAAGGGCACCAAGTTAGCGCGCCGGGCGCGCTCTTTTAAGGACGACCTCATCGAGAAGATTTCCCTGATGCGAACCACCAACAATACACTGGGTCGCTCCCACTCGCCGCACAGTCCGCGCACCAAGCACGGCTCAAAGGCACCGTCCACCACCGAGGAGGTGCTCCGGTCCACCCAAACGCTGGAGACGCACGTCAAGGACATCTCGAATGCCCTGAAGCACTTCCGGGATGTCATACTCAAGAAGAAGCTGGAGGTGTTGCCGGGCAACGGAACGGTCATTCTGGAAACCATAGCCAGCATGTACTCCG TGATCCAAACCTACACCCTGAATGAAAACAGTGCCATCATGAGCTCCGCCACGCAGCAGGTTTACCAGAGCCTGGGCAAGCTCATCAAGCTCTGCGACGAGGTGATGCTCTCCGAGGACAGCGGCGAGTGTGCCTCCCTGAGCAACGAGAATGTGCGGGAAGTCATTGATCTTCTGGAGGATGCTGTGCGG AATCTCGTTACGCTGGCGCAGGGCAAGCTGAAGGAGCAGGATCAGTGCGCCTTTCGCTACAGTGGATCTGGCCTGGGCGGCATTGGAGCGGCGGCGGAGATCATGGGTGCGGTCACCGCCTCGCCGGGAGTGAGTGTTCCCGGTACTGGAGTCATGCGCGTTTCCGCCGCCGAATCAGCTGCCCAGCGCACTTCGTTGCCGGACATAGCGCTCACGCCCAAGGAGCGCGACATACTGGAGCAGCACAATGTGAACCCGATGCGCGGCTCCCACAGCACCGAAAGTATCCTGCGCGACACGAGTCCACCGCCGAAGCCACCGCTACCCAATAGGGCCAGTAACCCGCCGCCGTTGCCACCCAAGCGACGCAGCCAGCCGGGCGCATCAGCTGGTGCAGTGGGCGTGGGCTGCTCATCGTCGACATCCACCTCCAATCAGGCCAGTCCGCTGCCCTACGCCCAGTCCCATAATATCAGTCTGAACTCGGACCTGGACTGCAGTTCCAATATCTCGCTGCTGAATTATGGCGTGGATCG CCTATCCGTGCGGTCACGGTCACCGGATGAGAATAGTCAGTGCTCCTTTGACTCGGCGTTGAATCACTCACGCGAGGAAGAGgaccaccaacagcaacagcagcacctGAGGTCGTTTCCAAAGTTGGCAGCGATGATGGACGAAGACATGGACAAGATGGTCAGCTACA GTTTCGTGTCGATGCGTGAGTTTCGCACTTGCACACAGTCGGCGGACTACAGTGTCCAGTCCTCCACGAAGTCGTCCAGCAGCAATTCGGAGATTGCGTTTAGCATCAGTGAGTCGATGGCGgtcggcagcagcagcgaatACCAGCAGATAAGCCAGTCGGTGTCGCACAGCCAGCGTCATATATCCTCGAGCAGTAGCAGCTGCACCACCACGACCACCAGCAGGAGCACAACCACCGGCTATGGCAGCAGCGaactggagcagcagcagacgaCGACGACGCCGGCCGATCTGGCGCCCGCCCTGCCGCCAAAGAGCATCCAACGGAGCAGCCTAACCCGCCACGAGTCGCCCGGAGTTGGCGATGAGCTGGACGAGGCGCAGTCCTCCTCCGGCTGGGCCAGCCACCGGAGCAGCCAGTCGGAGGTGGCCGAGCTGCGTCAGCTGTCGCCGCTCCATCACCTCAATCACCATCCGCACACTGCGTCCGCCGGTCAGCTACAGCAGTGGCACTCCAAGCACCACAGCCTGATCGAGGGACCCCGCCTCCAGCTGGCGGGGAGTGGCAGCTGCAGTGCGTTCGATCAGCGCCACTTGGACCAGGAGCCACCGCCGCTGCCCATGAAAAAGAAGCACA TGTTTCAAAGTGTGGCCTTTTCGG TTCTGGCGTATATGGAAATCTGCTCGGCGTCCACGCGATCCATTGAGCAGCACCGGCACACGATGCACGCCTGCAACATAAGTCGGAACATCTCGCACAGCCAGACCATGAA CATTATGCCCATGAGCAAGGAACTGTCGCCGGAGCTCGAGATGCCACCTGCCCTGCCGCCAAAGAACTACAAGCAGCGCAAGGCGACAAGCATGGTAGCATCACCCACGCTACAGCCCATCATTGTGACCACGCCGCCGCCGAGTCCGAAGCCGACGCTGGGCGAGAATGGGTCGACGGGCAGGCCGGACAGCCGGATGGCCACCGTATGCGAGGAGCTGAACGATGCAGTGGCCAGCGAGGATGCGATGCCGGAGCCCCGTTCTCCCGTGCTGGACAGCAATGAGAATGTGAGCGCCGTCGATGATGGACAGACCTTCTATTTTCACTCACATCAGCTGCCCGTCGCCGATTTGGAGATGAGCGAGGACACGAGCAGTGTCGACAACCAGCCATTAACCACGCCCCAAGTGCTCGGGGAGCAGGAGGAGCCAACGGCGGAGTCCCGACCACTGGTCGCTGTGCACGAGTCGGTTAAGCCAGAGAACGCcgacgaggatgaggaggcgGAGCGAGCAGATATGCTGATCAACATGCTGGAGGAGGTCAACATCACACGGTACCTGATACTCAAGAAGAGAGAGGAGGACGGGCCCGAGGTGAAGGGCGGCTACATCGACGCCCTCATCGTGCACGCCAGCCGCGTCCAGAAGGTCGCCGACAATGGTAGGCATTCGCAGCGCAACCAGAAGCAGCACAAACATTCCAAATCTCGTTCGCATGATCATTTACCCAACTCCTCTGTTGTCTCTGTCCATTTCCATTCCGTTCGTGCAGCATTCTGCGAGGCCTTCATCACCACCTTTCGCACCTTCATCCAGCCGATCGACGTGATCGAGAAGCTGACCCATCGCTACACATACTTCTTCTGTCAAGTGCAGGACAACAAGCAGAAGGCCGCCAAGGAGACCTTTGCGCTGCTGGTCCGAGTGGTCAACGATTTAAC GTCGACAGATCTTACCAGCCAGCTGTTAAGCCTGCTGGTCGAGTTCGTCTATCAGTTGGTTTGCTCTGGACAATTGTACTTGGCCAAGTTGCTGCGCAACAAGTTCGTGGAGAAGGTGACGCTGTACAAGGAGCCCAAGTTGGGCGGAGCCGGTTGTGTCGGCGGAGCAGGAATCGCCAGCAGTGGTGGATCCAGTGGTGCAGCTAGTGGTGGAAACCAGCCTAGCCTGCTCGACCTCAAGTCCCTGGAGATTGCCGAACAGATGACGCTGCTGGATGCGGAGCTGTTCACGAAGATCGAGATACCCGAAGTATTACTATTTGCCAAAGATCAGTGCGAGGAGAAGTCGCCCAACCTTAACAAGTTCACCGAGCACTTCAACAAGATGTCCTACTGGGCGCGCTCCAAAATCCTGCGCCTGCAGGATGCCAAGGAGCGGGAGAAGCACGTGAACAAGTTTATCAAAATCATGAAGCATCTACGCAAGATGAACAACTACAACTCCTATCTGGCGCTGTTGTCGGCCCTCGATTCGGGTCCCATAAGAAG ATTGGAGTGGCAAAAAGGCATCACCGAGGAGGTGCGAGCCTTCTGTGCCCTCATCGATTCCAGCTCCAGTTTTCGCGCCTATCGACAGGCGCTGGCCGAAACTAATCCGCCCTGCATACCCTACAT CGGCCTAATTCTGCAGGATCTAACGTTTGTGCATGTGGGCAACCAGGACTACCTGTCCAAGGGCGTCATTAACTTCTCCAAGCGCTGGCAGCAGTACAACATAATTGACAACATGAAACGTTTTAAGAAATG TGCCTATCCATTTCGACGCAACGAGCGCATTATACGCTTCTTTGATAACTTCAAGGACTTTATGGGCGAGGAGGAGATGTGGCAGATATCGGAGAAGATCAAGCCGCGTGGACGCCGCCCCGTTAACTATTAG